A window of Marinobacter sp. es.042 genomic DNA:
CAAACGGGGACCATCCCTGAGCCCGATACGGGCGAGGCGACTCCAGCGCCGATCGCTTCGGAACCTTCCCCATCACAAAGCCGGGAGCGAGCGACCGTTATCGTTCCCTCATCCGCAAATTCCGAAACTGCTGCACCAATGGTGCAGCCCGAGCAGGCAGGCAGAGTGCCACATCTGGTAGAGTTGCCGCTCTCATTTCAGAAGAGCGTTCCCGATTTGACCTTTAACAGCCATATCTACTCGTCATCCCCTGCATCGCGCCGGGTCATGATTAACAACACCTACCTGCGAGTGGGCGACGTCTTCGATGGCCTGCGGGTAGACGACATAACAGAAGAAGGGGTGGTTCTGAGTCGTGACGGCCGGCGTTTTCGGGTTGGCGTTGTTCGGGACTGGGTGAGCCCTCGCTGATGGCGCTGACCGACGAGATCAAGCAATCGATCCAGCAGGGATATCGGGATGTGCTGGCAGGCAAGGATATTCGGGCGCGCTATGGGCAGCGCCTGATGATTGCGGAAATCGCCAGATACATGGGCGAAATCACCGAGAACGATGGCCAGCGAACGTCCCCGGCCTCCGCCTGTGTGGTCGAAGCCGGGACTGGGACAGGCAAAACCCTGGCCTATCTGATCGCCGCCATCCCGGTGGCCAAGGCCCTCGGCAAAACCCTGGTTATCTCCACCGCAACCGTGGCCCTTCAGGACCAGATTGTGCTTAAAGATCTCCCGGACCTGAAAAAGCACAGCAAGATGGATTTCAACTGGACTCTGGCCAAAGGGCGGGGGCGCTACCTCTGCATGTCACGGTTGGAAGCCCGACTGCACGATGAAGGCAATACCGACAGCGACACCATGCCCCTGTTCCTTTTGGATGGGCCGAAAAATGAAGAACCGGGCACCCGGGCCTTTTTCGAGGAAATGCTCGCCAGTTATGGCTCCCGCGAGTGGGACGGTGACCGTGACCACTGGCCGGAACAGATACCGGACGACGTCTGGCGACAGGTAACCACGGACCACCGGCAGTGCACCAACCGCCACTGCAGCTATTTCGACAGTTGCGCTTTTTTTGATGCCCGTAAAGACCTTGATGATGCCGATATCGTGGTGGCTAACCATGACCTGGTTCTGGCCGACCTTGCCCTGGGCGGCGGTGCCATTCTGCCGGAGCCGGAGAACGCCCTCTATATTTTCGACGAGGCTCATCACCTTCCGGACAAGGCCCTGAATCACTTTGCCGCGTCGCTGCCACTCAATGCTACCCGGCAATGGCTGAAGCAGCTTTCCCAGGCGCTTGTGAAAATGCAGCCTTACCTGGCAGCCGGCACCCAGGCGGCCAAGTCCCTGGATCGCATCAGTTCTGCGTCGAGAGAGGTAGACCTGGTCCTCAACCGGGTTTACGAAGAAGCCGAGCAGAATACCG
This region includes:
- a CDS encoding general secretion pathway protein GspB — encoded protein: MSYILDALRKSETERRQGRVPDLGQQVQLIHRPKKKRVSPAIWVSVALLLNAGVLAFVFWPGAPLPWVSESQSETSAASARTTAPEPDAVAPATEPAPTLEDPVAQTGTIPEPDTGEATPAPIASEPSPSQSRERATVIVPSSANSETAAPMVQPEQAGRVPHLVELPLSFQKSVPDLTFNSHIYSSSPASRRVMINNTYLRVGDVFDGLRVDDITEEGVVLSRDGRRFRVGVVRDWVSPR